Proteins encoded together in one Musa acuminata AAA Group cultivar baxijiao chromosome BXJ3-6, Cavendish_Baxijiao_AAA, whole genome shotgun sequence window:
- the LOC135641813 gene encoding nuclear transport factor 2B-like, protein MDPDAVAKAFVEHYYRTFDGNRAALGGLYQDASMLTFEGDKIQGAAAIVAKLTSLPFQQCAHAISTVDCQPSGPAGGVLVFVSGSLQLAGESHTLKFSQMFHLMPTPQGSFYVLNDIFRLNYA, encoded by the exons ATGGATCCGGACGCGGTAGCGAAGGCTTTCGTGGAGCACTACTACCGGACGTTCGATGGGAACCGGGCGGCGCTGGGGGGCCTGTACCAGGACGCCTCCATGCTAACCTTCGAAGGCGACAAGATCCAGGGCGCCGCCGCGATCGTCGCCAAGCTCACTTCCCTCCCCTTCCAGCAGTGCGCCCACGCCATCTCCACCGTCGACTGCCAGCCCTCCGGCCCTGCCGGCGGCGTCCTCGTCTTCGTCAGCGGATCCCTACAGCTCGCCGGCGAATCCCACACTCTCAAGTTCAGCCAG ATGTTTCATCTGATGCCAACACCTCAAGGAAGCTTCTATGTGCTGAATGACATATTCCGTCTGAACTATGCCTAA